Genomic window (Vibrio gallicus):
TCAGCATTGGTGCCGTACTTCTCACGCAATTCATCTATTGGGCCAAACTCAATCGCACGCAGTGGACAGCTATCCACACATACAGGATTAAGGCCTTCACCAACACGCTCAAAACAGCCGTCACACTTGGTCATATGACCTTTTTCTTCGCTGTATTGCGGCGCACCATACGGGCACGCCAAATGACAAGATTTACAGCCAATGCAAACCGACTCATCAACAACCACAAGGCCATCTTCTTTACGTTTATGCATCGCACCTGATGGGCAAACTTTAGTACAAGCTGGTTGGCTGCAATGGTTGCAAGAGATTGATAAGTAGTAAGCAAATACATTCTGACGATAAGCGCCATCTTGCTCAGACCAGTTACCACCTACATATTCGTATACGCGACGGAAATTACGATCAATACCTAGATCTTTGTTGTCTTTGCATGACATCTGGCAGGTTTTACAGCCAGTACATTTACTTGAATCGATGAAAAAACCGTACTGTTTTTCAGGAGTCATTATTTCGCCCCCATTTTCTTAATTAGAGTCACTTCCACAAGGTTAGTGTGGCTTGGATTGGATTTTGCAAGTGGGCTTGGACGCTGAGTGGTCAATACATTAATTGAGCCCGCTTGGTCGACACCTTTCTTATTCGGTGAATACCATGCCCCCTCTCCGAGACCTGTCATTCCTGGCATAATGCGTGGCGTCACTTTTACGCGCACATTCAACTCACCATGTTTACTACGCACATTCGCAAGGTCGCCATTTTCAAGGCCACGCTTTTGCGCATCCATAGGGTTGATCCACAACTCTTGTGGTGCAGCGGCTTTTAAAACATCAACGTTGGCATAGGTTGAGTGCGCACGAGCCTTGTAGTGGAAGCCTGTTAACTGTAAAGGAAACTCCTTACGCT
Coding sequences:
- a CDS encoding DMSO/selenate family reductase complex B subunit, with protein sequence MTPEKQYGFFIDSSKCTGCKTCQMSCKDNKDLGIDRNFRRVYEYVGGNWSEQDGAYRQNVFAYYLSISCNHCSQPACTKVCPSGAMHKRKEDGLVVVDESVCIGCKSCHLACPYGAPQYSEEKGHMTKCDGCFERVGEGLNPVCVDSCPLRAIEFGPIDELREKYGTNADVAPLPSSALTHPNLIVKLNPNGKPTNDQSGFLQNPREVK